One Saccharomyces kudriavzevii IFO 1802 strain IFO1802 genome assembly, chromosome: 4 genomic region harbors:
- the DPL1 gene encoding sphinganine-1-phosphate aldolase DPL1 (similar to Saccharomyces cerevisiae DPL1 (YDR294C); ancestral locus Anc_5.310) produces MSEVLNKSVLSSGWYGTAVRLLGEDCDFKRFLILTISELRRGVYDYLTDTPWYNMLKDYLFVTFCYKLLSNLLYLLKVYGPVRLAVRTYGHISRALFRWLLDSPFLKGSVEKEVSKVKQSIEDELIRSDSQLMNFPQLPSDGLPQDDVVEELNKLNDLIPHTQWKEGKVSGAVYHGGDDLIHLQTIAYEKYCVANQLHPDVFPAVRKMESEVVSMVLRMFNAPSGAGCGTTTSGGTESLLLACLSAKMYALHHRGITEPEIIAPITAHAGFDKAAYYFGMKLRHVQLDPTTYQVDLKEVRKFINKNTVLLVGSAPNFPHGIADDIEGLGKIAQKYKLPLHVDSCLGSFIVSFMEKAGYKNLPFLDFRVPGVTSISCDTHKYGFAPKGSSVIMYRNSDLRMHQYYVNPAWTGGLYGSPTLAGSRPGAIVVGCWATMVNMGENGYIESCQEIVGAAMKFKRFILENIPDLKIMGDPKYSVVSFSSRTLNIHELSDKLAKKGWHFNALQKPVALHMAFTRLNANVVDEICEILRTTVQELKRESDSKPSPDGTSALYGVAGSVKTAGVADKLIVGFLDALYKLGPGEDADAT; encoded by the coding sequence ATGAGTGAAGTATTAAATAAATCAGTATTAAGTAGTGGATGGTATGGCACGGCAGTCCGCTTACTGGGGGAAGACTGCGATTTTAAACGGTTCTTGATTCTCACCATAAGTGAATTAAGAAGAGGCGTATATGATTACCTCACAGATACCCCATGGTACAACATGCTGAAGGACTATCTGTTTGTCACCTTTTGCTACAAACTTTTAAGTAACCTTCTTTACCTGTTGAAGGTTTATGGACCGGTAAGACTAGCAGTAAGAACATATGGGCATATCTCTAGAGCATTATTCCGTTGGTTGCTGGACTcaccatttttgaagggAAGCgtagaaaaagaagtttcAAAAGTCAAACAATCAATTGAAGACGAGCTGATCAGATCCGACTCACAACTAATGAATTTCCCGCAGTTACCATCCGATGGGCTACCTCAGGATGATGTCGTTGAAGAACTGAACAAGTTGAATGACTTAATACCACATACGCAGTGGAAAGAAGGTAAGGTCTCTGGTGCCGTTTATCATGGTGGCGATGATTTGATTCATTTGCAAACAATTGCatatgaaaaatactgCGTTGCCAACCAGTTACATCCTGATGTCTTTCCTGCCGTACGTAAGATGGAATCCGAAGTGGTATCGATGGTTTTGAGAATGTTCAACGCGCCCAGCGGTGCAGGCTGCGGCACAACAACTTCTGGTGGTACCGAATCTTTGCTTTTAGCTTGTTTAAGCGCCAAAATGTATGCTCTTCACCATCGTGGAATTACCGAGCCAGAAATCATTGCCCCTATAACCGCTCATGCTGGATTTGACAAAGCTGCCTATTACTTCGGCATGAAACTACGCCATGTTCAATTGGACCCCACGACTTACCAAGTGGACTTAAAAGAAGTAAGgaaattcatcaacaaaaatacaGTTTTACTAGTTGGTTCAGCTCCAAACTTCCCCCACGGTATCGCTGATGACATCGAAGGCTTGGGGAAGATAGCGCAAAAATATAAGCTACCTTTACACGTCGACAGTTGCCTGGGTTCCTTCATTGTTTCATTCATGGAAAAGGCTGGTTACAAAAATCTACCATTTCTCGACTTTAGAGTTCCAGGCGTCACTTCGATATCATGTGACACTCACAAGTACGGGTTTGCTCCAAAGGGTTCGTCAGTTATAATGTATAGAAACAGCGATTTGAGAATGCATCAATACTACGTTAATCCTGCGTGGACGGGTGGATTATATGGCTCTCCCACACTAGCAGGATCAAGACCAGGCGCCATCGTTGTAGGTTGTTGGGCCACTATGGTTAACATGGGTGAGAATGGATACATTGAATCCTGCCAAGAAATAGTCGGAGCTGCAATGAAATTCAAGAGATTCATTCTAGAAAACATTCCAGACTTGAAAATCATGGGTGACCCCAAATATTCAGTTGTTTCATTCTCGTCTAGGACCCTGAATATACATGAACTATCCGACAAGTTGGCCAAGAAAGGTTGGCATTTCAATGCTTTACAAAAACCTGTCGCCTTACACATGGCCTTCACAAGATTGAACGCCAACGTGGTGGACGAGATCTGCGAAATTTTGCGCACCACTGTGCAAGAGTTAAAGAGAGAATCAGACTCCAAGCCCTCCCCAGACGGAACTAGCGCTCTATATGGTGTCGCCGGGAGCGTCAAGACCGCTGGCGTTGCCGACAAATTGATTGTTGGATTTCTAGACGCGCTATACAAGTTGGGCCCGGGGGAGGATGCTGATGCTACATAA
- the HDA2 gene encoding Hda2p (similar to Saccharomyces cerevisiae HDA2 (YDR295C); ancestral locus Anc_5.311) yields the protein MSRKNSKKLKVYYLPVKLTHFQKDLSEILVSLHAKSFKASLMGESQAGHNRKSDDPETHSYPKLSQRQLTYIFDSNIRAVANHPSLLVDHYMPRQLLRMEPTESSIAGSHKFQVLNQLINSIRFRDKADTPKEVIKCAIIAHSIKELDLLEGLVLGKKFRIKRLSGTSLYNEKHKFSTLITDEPTTNKDGTPNSLSSTSSNSNSTSYTGYSKDDYDYSVKRNLKKRKLNTDDWLFLATTKHLKHDQCLLANYDLDMIISFDPMLEINLPALQLLKNNTNKNIPIIKLLVQNSPDHYLLDPEIKNSNTESAYLNNSDHDDDDQEYNEIKSSLLYFLQARNAKVENYDIDYTKLVQYCLDGRDFNSFLPTLDLMTLDKTSKNFSGSEFWQAQLTKLHYSAAKLPLWDSPLDIKSYQMELMHRAVIRLRNIQDEYTEGTTPLNEKRFKENQRQNKLDAIKHSVGLTFKRKQELEKSINDSEKRYKHAMTESTNLDNKMNALVKNKLELENFRKLCPETISSEQYLEKESALTARLNQYTETYVTLSGKLEALEEANAEKAKHNDELRSKYQVESSKAAESAQTVKALQDSTKSLENEVNGPLTKFSTESLEKKLECLQHHFQSLKARNKFLRNYVNSMNRQYDLKNKNNVQVEKSAATGTRFRSTRSNTPNYT from the coding sequence ATgagtagaaaaaattccaaaaaattaaaagtGTATTACTTACCAGTAAAGTTAACCCACTTTCAAAAGGATTTGTCAGAAATTTTGGTATCCCTACATGCCAAATCATTTAAAGCAAGTCTAATGGGCGAATCACAGGCAGGTCATAATAGGAAGTCCGATGATCCTGAAACGCATTCATATCCAAAATTGTCACAGAGACAATTGACCTATATCTTCGATTCAAACATAAGAGCGGTTGCCAATCATCCTTCCCTCTTGGTGGACCACTATATGCCTCGGCAACTTTTGCGAATGGAACCTACAGAAAGCTCGATTGCTGGCAGTCACAAGTTTCAAGTTCTCAATCAACTAATTAATTCGATACGCTTTAGGGACAAAGCAGACACACCCAAGGAAGTTATAAAATGTGCCATCATTGCACATAGCATAAAGGAACTAGATCTCTTAGAGGGTCTAGTATTGgggaaaaaatttagaaTCAAGAGACTTTCTGGTACATCACTTTATAACGAGAAGCACAAATTTTCGACTTTAATTACGGATGAACCCACCACAAATAAAGACGGAACCCCGAATTCCTTGAGTAGTACAAGCTCCAACTCGAATTCGACATCGTATACGGGTTATTCCAAGGACGACTATGATTACTCGGTGAAGAGGAAcctcaaaaaaagaaaactcaACACTGATGATTGGTTGTTTTTAGCAACTACCAAGCACCTCAAGCATGACCAATGTCTCCTAGCTAACTATGATTTGGATATGATTATCAGTTTCGACCCAATGTTGGAAATTAATTTGCCCGCCCTGCAgttattgaagaacaacACCAATAAGAACATCCCAATAATAAAGCTGCTTGTGCAAAATTCTCCAGATCACTACTTATTAGATCctgaaataaaaaattcaaatacaGAATCTGCTTATCTGAATAATAGCGAtcatgatgatgatgatcaggaatataatgaaatcAAATCGTCAttactttattttttgcagGCAAGAAATGCAAAAGTGGAGAACTATGACATTGATTATACCAAGCTGGTACAGTATTGCTTAGACGGGAGAGATTTTAATAGCTTTTTGCCGACTTTGGATTTGATGACGTTGGATAAGACTTCAAAAAACTTCAGCGGTTCTGAATTTTGGCAAGCTCAGTTAACTAAATTGCATTACTCTGCTGCAAAATTGCCTCTTTGGGACAGCCCGTTGGATATCAAAAGCTATCAGATGGAATTAATGCACAGAGCGGTTATAAGATTAAGGAACATACAGGATGAATATACAGAAGGTACTACTCCACTGAATGAGAAACggttcaaagaaaatcaacgGCAAAACAAACTGGATGCAATAAAACATTCTGTTGGCCTTACGTTTAAAAGAAAGCAGGAACTAGAAAAGTCTATCAatgattctgaaaaaagGTATAAGCATGCCATGACAGAATCCACCAACCTAGACAACAAAATGAATGCTTTGGTCAAAAATAAGTTGGAATTAGAAAACTTCAGGAAACTATGCCCAGAAACGATCTCATCGGAGCAGtatttagaaaaagaatctGCATTAACAGCCAGGTTGAACCAATATACGGAAACATACGTAACGCTTTCTGGTAAATTAGAAGCACTTGAAGAGGCAAATGcagaaaaagcaaagcaCAATGATGAATTGCGTTCCAAGTATCAGGTGGAATCTTCAAAAGCTGCAGAATCAGCCCAAACTGTGAAAGCTCTACAAGATTCGACGAAATCTCTAGAAAATGAAGTGAATGGTCCATTGACTAAATTCTCCACAGAAAGTTTGGAGAAAAAACTGGAGTGCTTGCAACATCACTTTCAATCTCTCAAAgcaagaaacaaatttttgagaaacTACGTAAACTCAATGAATCGACAGTACGActtaaaaaacaaaaacaacgTTCAGGTGGAAAAAAGTGCTGCAACCGGCACGCGGTTCAGATCGACAAGATCAAATACTCCTAATTATACCTAA
- the MHR1 gene encoding mitochondrial 54S ribosomal protein mL67 (similar to Saccharomyces cerevisiae MHR1 (YDR296W); ancestral locus Anc_5.313), translated as MKINHSISRFRPASWFEKTKIIPPQVYIFRNLEFGQVLYSQFPNFSQKQVDKLFVRPNWSNRKPSLRRDIWKCMCVVNLQSYQQSVHLYQNLCRLRYLRDVTQRKESDKLRKKDSSGHVWYSGQYRPTYCQEAVADLRESLLRVFEGDAQSEKETVLAKKPSIYWEDPWRMGDKDKYWNYGVFDALGLEHKLIERVGNIAREESVILKELARLESQPADQTEASSQ; from the coding sequence ATGAAGATAAACCATTCAATTTCAAGGTTTCGTCCGGCATCTTGGTTCGAAAAAACGAAGATAATTCCGCCTCAAGTGTATATTTTTAGAAACTTAGAGTTTGGACAAGTGCTGTATTCCCAGTTCCCCAACTTTTCGCAGAAACAAGTGGACAAGTTGTTTGTGAGACCAAACTGGAGCAACAGAAAGCCTTCGCTGAGAAGAGATATCTGGAAATGCATGTGTGTGGTGAATTTGCAAAGCTACCAGCAAAGTGTTCACCTGTACCAGAACCTTTGCCGGTTGAGATACCTTCGTGACGTAACGCAACGCAAGGAGAGCGACAAgctaagaaaaaaggacTCTAGCGGACACGTTTGGTACAGCGGACAATACAGGCCCACGTATTGCCAAGAAGCCGTGGCAGACTTGCGAGAGTCGTTGCTAAGGGTGTTCGAGGGCGATGCGCAATCAGAAAAGGAGACAGTACTCGCCAAGAAACCGTCAATATACTGGGAGGACCCATGGAGGATGGGCGATAAGGATAAATACTGGAATTACGGGGTGTTCGATGCTCTAGGATTGGAACACAAGCTCATTGAGCGCGTAGGGAACATTGCAAGGGAAGAGAGCGTAATCCTGAAAGAACTAGCTAGGCTGGAATCACAGCCGGCGGATCAGACAGAAGCGTCTTCGCAGTAG
- the SUR2 gene encoding sphingosine hydroxylase (similar to Saccharomyces cerevisiae SUR2 (YDR297W); ancestral locus Anc_5.314) — MTLSSNATTAASFPLAFGLKTSFGFMHTAEAPAVNLRVKESLLPEMSDGVLALVAPVVAYWGLSSIFHVIDTLHLAERYRIHPSEEVAKRNKASRFHVFLEVILQHIIQTIVGLIFLHFEPTYMTGFEESAMWKLRAEISRVIPDAAIYYGYMYGVSVLKIFAGFLFVDTWQYFLHRLMHMNKTLYKWFHSVHHELYVPYAYGALFNNPVEGFLLDTLGTGIAMTLTHLTHREQIILFTFATMKTVDDHCGYALPLDPFQWLFPNNAVYHDIHHQQFGIKTNFAQPFFTFWDNLFQTNFKGFEEYQKKQRRVTIDKYKEFLQKRELEKKEKLKNFKAMNAAGNEVKKEI; from the coding sequence ATGACCTTATCATCGAACGCGACTACCGCCGCTTCCTTTCCACTGGCCTTTGGTCTGAAGACTTCATTTGGGTTTATGCACACTGCAGAGGCTCCCGCCGTTAATTTACGCGTCAAGGAATCCTTGCTGCCGGAGATGAGCGATGGTGTTTTGGCCTTGGTCGCACCAGTTGTGGCCTACTGGGGGTTATCCAGTATATTCCATGTGATAGATACTCTCCACTTGGCCGAGAGATACAGAATCCACCCCAGTGAAGAGGTTGCCAAGAGAAATAAGGCCTCAAGATTCCATGTCTTCCTTGAAGTGATCCTGCAACACATCATACAAACTATTGTTGGCCTCATCTTTTTGCACTTCGAACCCACTTATATGACTGGGTTTGAAGAGAGTGCCATGTGGAAGCTTCGTGCTGAAATTTCCCGAGTCATTCCAGATGCCGCCATTTACTACGGCTACATGTACGGGGTGTCTGTCTTGAAGATCTTTGCCGGCTTTTTATTCGTTGACACATGGCAATATTTCTTGCATAGATTGATGCATATGAACAAGACCTTATACAAATGGTTCCATTCCGTCCATCATGAACTATATGTCCCATATGCCTACGGCGCTCTTTTCAACAACCCTGTGGAAGGTTTCCTGTTGGACACATTGGGAACTGGTATCGCCATGACTCTGACCCATTTGACACATAGAGAACAAATCATCCTTTTCACTTTTGCCACCATGAAGACCGTCGATGACCACTGTGGGTACGCCTTGCCACTGGATCCATTCCAATGGCTTTTCCCCAACAATGCTGTGTATCATGATATCCATCATCAGCAATTCGGCATTAAGACCAACTTTGCCCAACCGTTCTTTACTTTCTGGGACAATTTGTTTCAGACTAACTTCAAGGGGTTTGAGGAGTaccaaaagaagcaaagaCGTGTCACCATTGACAAGTATAAGGAATTCTTGCAAAAAAGAGAActagagaagaaagaaaaacttaAGAACTTTAAAGCTATGAACGCTGCTGGAAATGAAgtcaagaaagaaatataa
- the ATP5 gene encoding F1F0 ATP synthase subunit 5 (similar to Saccharomyces cerevisiae ATP5 (YDR298C); ancestral locus Anc_5.315) has translation MFKRVFTRSFASSLRAAASKAATPPPVRLFGVEGTYATALYQAAAKNSSIDAAFQSLQKVESTVKKDSKLSHLLQNPALSLNDRNSVIDAIVETHKGLDGYVVNLLRVLSENNRLSCFERISSDFGVLNDAHNGLLKGTVTSAEPLDPKSFKRIERALSASKLVGQGKSLKLENVIKPEIKGGLIVELDGKTVDLSISTKIQKLNKVLEDSI, from the coding sequence ATGTTTAAAAGAGTATTTACTAGATCGTTCGCATCAAGTTTAAGAGCTGCCGCTTCTAAAGCCGCTACTCCGCCACCGGTTAGGTTATTCGGCGTTGAAGGCACGTACGCAACTGCTTTATACCAGGCTGCTGCAAAAAACTCCTCCATTGATGCTGCCTTCCAGTCCCTACAAAAAGTTGAGAGCACAGTTAAGAAGGACTCGAAATTAAGCCATTTACTTCAGAATCCCGCATTGTCGTTGAATGATAGAAATTCTGTAATTGATGCCATCGTGGAGACTCACAAGGGTTTGGATGGATATGTTGTCAACTTATTAAGGGTTCTTTCTGAAAATAACAGGCTGAGTTGTTTCGAGCGGATTTCTTCCGACTTCGGCGTTTTAAATGATGCTCACAACGGATTGCTAAAAGGTACTGTGACAAGTGCTGAGCCGTTGGATCCTAAGTCTTTCAAGAGGATTGAAAGAGCTTTGAGCGCATCTAAATTGGTTGGGCAAGGTAAGTCCTTGAAGTTGGAAAACGTGATTAAACCTGAAATCAAGGGTGGTTTGATTGTAGAGCTTGATGGCAAGACTGTTGATTTGAGTATCTCCAcaaagattcaaaaattgaataaagtATTAGAGGACAGCATTTAA
- the BFR2 gene encoding rRNA-processing protein BFR2 (similar to Saccharomyces cerevisiae BFR2 (YDR299W); ancestral locus Anc_5.316) — protein sequence MGKLLADQISDIAIKPVNEDFDIEDEENASLFQHNEKGGESDFSDNEDVNTEQAKKSHYLEVEKSKLRAEKGLELNDSKYTGVKGSRQALYNEFSDDEEDENEKSQEEENNDGEDDDALSFRTDSDDEQAEDEEKSDSDGDEMEEAQQKRNALSKLVQQETKRAINKLSQSVQKDASKGYSILQQTKLFDNIIDLRIKLQKAVIAANRLPLTTESWKEARMDNSRETKHLLKENEKLFNKLFNQLINFRIKFQIGDHIAQSEEKAKHKISNKRSVKELYKETDTLDSELKEYRNAVLNKWSTKVSSASGNSALSSNKFKAINLSADVQVENQLSDMSRLMKRTKLNRRNIAPLYFQKDWASGKLPELASPNAKEEEEEDIDDNLLDDGLDIPKNYDPRRKDNNAIDTIENPYVFDDEDFYRVLLNDLIDKKISNAHNSESAAITITSAGSRSNNKLKKNIDTKASKGRKLNYSIQDPIANYEASIISGYKWSDDQIDEFFAGLLGQRVNFNENEDEHQHAGEDDNGDLEAVKNDDIQIFG from the coding sequence ATGGGTAAATTATTGGCGGATCAGATTTCCGACATTGCCATTAAACCTGTTAATGAAGACtttgatattgaagatgaggaaaatGCGTCCTTATTTCAGCACAACGAAAAAGGTGGAGAGAGCGATTTTAGCGACAACGAAGATGTCAACACAGAACAGGCCAAGAAGTCACATTACTTGGAGGTAGAAAAGTCTAAGCTGAGAGCAGAAAAGGGTTTGGAACTAAACGACTCGAAATATACAGGTGTTAAAGGCTCTAGACAAGCACTGTATAATGAATTTTCggatgatgaggaagatgaGAATGAGAAAAgtcaagaagaagagaataatGACGGTGAAGACGATGATGCCCTGTCGTTTAGAACAGATTCCGACGATGAGCAagcagaagatgaagaaaagtcAGATAGCGACGGCGATGAGATGGAAGAGGCtcaacagaaaagaaatgctCTATCCAAACTAGTTCAACAAGAGACAAAACGAGCCATTAATAAACTATCTCAATCAGTTCAGAAAGATGCTTCAAAAGGttattcaattttacaACAAACGAAACTATTTGACAACATCATTGATTTGAGAATAAAACTACAAAAAGCTGTGATTGCTGCAAATAGGCTTCCTTTAACCACAGAATCCTGGAAAGAGGCTAGAATGGACAACTCAAGGGAAACAAAGCATTTACTGaaggaaaacgaaaagCTATTCAATAAACTATTTAACCAGTTGATAAATTTTAggataaaatttcaaattggtGATCATATCGCCCaaagtgaagaaaaggcaaaGCATAAAATATCTAATAAAAGATCCGTCAAAGAACTCTACAAAGAGACCGATACTCTAGACTCGGAGCTAAAAGAGTATAGAAACGCTGTGTTGAACAAATGGTCTACCAAGGTCTCTTCTGCATCGGGAAATTCTGCTTTATCGTCGAACAAATTCAAGGCCATCAATTTATCTGCAGATGTGCAAGTAGAAAACCAATTATCTGACATGTCCCgtttgatgaaaagaacGAAATTGAACAGAAGGAACATAGCGCCCTTGTATTTCCAAAAAGATTGGGCCAGTGGTAAGTTGCCAGAATTAGCCTCTCCAAatgcaaaagaagaagaagaagaagatattgatgaCAACCTACTGGATGACGGGCTTGATATTCCAAAGAACTACGatccaagaagaaaagataataatgcCATTGATACCATCGAAAATCCCTATGTTTTCGATGACGAGGATTTCTATCGTGTCTTACTGAATGATTTAATTGACAAGAAGATTTCGAACGCCCACAATTCTGAAAGCGCAGCAATTACAATTACTTCGGCGGGTTCTCGTTCAAATAACaaactaaagaaaaacatcgATACAAAGGCTTCCAAGGGTAGAAAATTGAACTACTCAATCCAGGATCCCATTGCTAATTATGAAGCTTCTATAATATCCGGCTACAAATGGTCGGATGACCAAATCGATGAGTTTTTCGCGGGACTACTAGGTCAAAGAGTAAActttaatgaaaatgaagatgagcACCAACACGCTGGAGAAGACGACAATGGAGATTTAGAAGCTGTCAAGAACGACGacattcaaatttttggttaa